One genomic region from Planctomycetota bacterium encodes:
- a CDS encoding PilZ domain-containing protein translates to MHRVDERRRHNRWILACPVTLRDAAGRIVLRGRGTDVSAYGVRVVGPGGTALKEGSPTWIELSVPNPRASGPRMRIVKMRGEVRRVTDIGDWRAAVIVFDTNFKRSLLDPVQVS, encoded by the coding sequence ATGCACAGGGTGGACGAAAGGCGGCGGCACAACCGTTGGATTCTGGCCTGTCCGGTGACTCTCCGCGACGCGGCCGGCCGAATCGTCCTGCGCGGCCGCGGGACGGACGTTTCGGCCTACGGCGTCCGCGTCGTGGGTCCCGGCGGCACGGCGTTGAAAGAGGGGAGTCCGACGTGGATTGAACTCAGCGTGCCGAACCCGCGTGCGAGCGGCCCGCGGATGCGCATCGTGAAGATGCGAGGCGAAGTTCGCCGAGTCACCGACATCGGCGACTGGAGAGCCGCCGTCATCGTCTTCGACACAAACTTCAAGCGCAGCCTGCTCGACCCCGTGCAGGTGTCTTAG
- a CDS encoding HEAT repeat domain-containing protein — MSSKGKRWLIAVGAVVVAAGVALILIGAFGRARIGGATPDERITSICRLADAKPLGAGDALAQAAVKESDVRVRQAALIGLGRFVEPKYRATVEQGTQDAGAPVRRAAAITLGLYGDAAAAARLGEVVRKDPAEEVRLGAVMGLGLCAVPETLAWLMEAAEKDDAPAVQLQAIKELYAKFGAQYFGEPGRVPDWPYEAAASVEYLKTFPGVQEAFRKAGVALVRRPEYQWRHVDKPD; from the coding sequence ATGTCGAGCAAGGGCAAAAGGTGGTTGATCGCCGTGGGGGCCGTGGTCGTGGCCGCGGGGGTCGCGTTAATCCTTATCGGGGCGTTCGGCCGGGCCCGGATTGGCGGAGCGACGCCGGACGAGCGCATCACGTCCATCTGCCGACTGGCCGACGCCAAGCCTCTTGGCGCCGGCGACGCCCTCGCCCAAGCCGCCGTCAAGGAGTCGGACGTCCGGGTCCGTCAGGCGGCGCTCATCGGCCTGGGGCGATTCGTGGAACCGAAATACCGCGCCACCGTCGAGCAGGGTACGCAGGATGCCGGCGCACCTGTGCGTCGCGCAGCCGCGATCACGCTCGGGCTGTACGGCGACGCGGCGGCCGCCGCGAGGCTGGGCGAAGTGGTGCGCAAGGACCCGGCCGAGGAAGTGCGACTCGGCGCCGTGATGGGGTTGGGGCTGTGCGCGGTGCCGGAGACCCTCGCGTGGCTGATGGAGGCGGCTGAGAAGGACGACGCGCCCGCCGTCCAACTCCAGGCCATCAAGGAACTGTACGCAAAGTTCGGGGCCCAGTACTTCGGCGAGCCGGGCCGCGTGCCCGACTGGCCCTACGAGGCCGCCGCCTCCGTGGAATACCTGAAGACTTTCCCTGGGGTGCAGGAGGCGTTCCGGAAGGCCGGCGTGGCGCTGGTGCGGAGGCCGGAGTATCAGTGGCGCCATGTTGACAAGCCCGACTGA